A region from the Cryptosporangium arvum DSM 44712 genome encodes:
- a CDS encoding DUF2252 domain-containing protein: MSRSAQAELADDGRNPLTLLAAADEQRLPELLPLRYERMVASPFSFFRGAATVMAHDLALHPHSGLFVQAGGNAHLQNFGMSGTPDRRLVFDLNDFDETLEAPFEWDLKRLVSSVILAARANRFKNGEATTAAASAAAGYRDAMNDYATQRALEVWYDRIEVDDLAQLLKRGRSSVPTLQAVEKARSRDHISAAAKLTERVNGGWRLREDPPLLTHVTDSSDEGMDEELVRRCIREYRQTLPADRRVLLDRYTFVDFARKVVGVGSVGSRCWVVLLAASPNDPLLLQVKEAGQSVLEWHLTPSPYRNAGQRVVEGQRLIQAAPDVLLGWFRDPAAGHDYYVRQLWDAKGSFDTSTFDAPGLAKYARLCGRVLARAHARSGDPAAIAGYIGQNDRFDRSVVKFGQQYADRTETDYAVLVEAVKSGAMPAPRVPAPPRAEPRPFNGSLRA, encoded by the coding sequence GTGTCCCGCTCCGCCCAGGCCGAGCTCGCGGACGACGGACGTAATCCGCTGACTCTTCTCGCCGCGGCCGACGAGCAGAGACTTCCGGAACTGCTGCCGCTCCGGTACGAGCGGATGGTCGCGTCGCCATTCAGCTTTTTCCGGGGCGCGGCCACGGTGATGGCTCACGATTTAGCCCTGCACCCGCACAGCGGTCTATTCGTGCAAGCGGGCGGAAACGCTCATCTGCAGAACTTCGGGATGTCGGGAACGCCGGATCGTCGGCTGGTTTTCGATCTGAACGATTTCGACGAGACGCTCGAAGCGCCGTTCGAATGGGATCTGAAGCGCCTGGTCAGCAGTGTCATTCTGGCGGCGCGCGCGAATCGCTTCAAGAACGGTGAGGCCACCACCGCCGCGGCCAGTGCGGCGGCGGGCTATCGCGACGCGATGAATGATTACGCAACGCAACGAGCGCTCGAGGTTTGGTACGACCGGATCGAAGTCGACGATCTGGCTCAACTACTCAAGCGCGGCCGGTCTTCGGTACCGACGTTGCAGGCGGTGGAGAAGGCTCGCAGCCGCGACCACATCAGCGCGGCGGCCAAGCTGACCGAGCGGGTCAACGGTGGCTGGCGGCTGCGTGAGGACCCGCCGCTGCTCACCCACGTCACGGACAGTTCCGACGAGGGCATGGACGAGGAACTGGTCCGCCGCTGCATCCGTGAGTACCGGCAGACGCTGCCGGCCGATCGGCGAGTTTTGCTCGACCGTTACACCTTCGTCGACTTCGCCCGGAAAGTCGTGGGTGTGGGAAGTGTCGGCAGCCGTTGTTGGGTCGTATTGCTGGCGGCCTCGCCGAACGATCCGCTTTTGCTCCAAGTGAAAGAAGCGGGTCAGTCGGTGCTCGAGTGGCATTTGACGCCGAGTCCGTACCGCAACGCCGGGCAGCGGGTCGTCGAAGGGCAGCGTTTGATCCAGGCCGCGCCCGACGTTCTGCTCGGGTGGTTCCGTGACCCGGCGGCGGGACACGACTACTACGTGCGTCAGCTGTGGGACGCGAAGGGCTCGTTCGACACGTCGACGTTCGACGCGCCAGGGCTGGCGAAGTACGCCCGGCTGTGCGGTCGTGTCCTCGCGCGGGCCCATGCCCGCAGCGGCGACCCGGCGGCGATCGCCGGTTACATCGGACAGAACGATCGGTTTGACCGGTCGGTGGTGAAGTTCGGCCAGCAGTACGCCGACCGCACCGAAACGGACTATGCGGTGCTGGTGGAGGCGGTGAAGAGCGGCGCGATGCCGGCGCCGCGCGTCCCGGCGCCCCCGCGAGCGGAACCGCGTCCGTTCAACGGCTCGCTCCGCGCCTGA
- a CDS encoding sensor histidine kinase, producing the protein MFLDRLKISGKLVLLAIIPLLAVSVLALSVIVGRISDADNANDNSRDIQAAGEVATLVRELQAERLLTIGFLAGGFATKSEVLQQEAIVDDQIATVKESISDESPPTLVKAVGDLKQLVDLRKESLATNVPQTVVSQQLTGLINSLIDGLQLYRISDASTSIGRQILAMDSALHLGEQNSLNLATLTLLLATPNATLLSQYVSGLGTSSEYTNAYFQYANPTQATLYRLVQTANNARTSTELADLGTKADLGRVRELPLATYFPRFQSFLGQTRYIETKLVSDIVAATENQRRDAIAAAAGIGAALVLILGLVGVLTLLVGRRVSQPLVALASSANRIATAVETELTRVADDESEVFEPVRLDTVNTTGRDEIGELARAFEQVQDTAARLVERQITSRRNVATMFGHIGRRTQNLIGRQLSMIDRLERQETNTERLSSLYQLDHLSSRLNRNAGSLVVLSGSMATEQGGGTPLALGDIARLALGEIEDYTRVDIDVPEDIVVQPSVISDLTLIFAELMENATAYSPPHTRVTLSAEATRAGAQILIVDHGIGMASERLAEENARLARRERLDLAPTEVLGLFVTGRLARRHGISVALVPTSGGGVTAVLALIEQHLVPSIYQGIATVEEPPRALPAGPPMGQPEVLRVPNTAMPADPAATPSYAQPTGGFQQPAAVGYDQPQYGQPQYDQPQYGQPQYEQPRYDQPRYDQPNPAYEPAPVYEQPNPGYEPAANLPVVASNAMFDNVALERASRAISAGPWNAFSGNEAPVPGQREPVDVEPVGASAALYRSDAPPAQAPATDVSWWDNAPGARPTEPVQPAQPAAFRSLPAAPAQPAARPAPIAPAPPMPIPQPMAAPIPQPLSTSTTQPLPVRSAPVPAQPAAAGPPAGSTLPRLQRRVPGAQLPVGVNTAGKQAEPQILGDAGDPAAARALIEEFEAGVRNAQRAGDTGPVPQMAPPPSNGSNGSNGSHGYAPGPRPGSMSAQQATFGTPPPGPVHTPPPVAQPTWNSQQAAGHAAPSRHVPAAAPVSPPVLPQRPAPAGPPPQQQAQRTSGGLQRRVPGATLKSFTSGRGGASVTATPVADPDAARALIEQIEAGVSRALNRVVVDDHQHEGSPR; encoded by the coding sequence GTGTTCCTCGATAGGCTCAAGATCAGTGGGAAGCTCGTCCTTCTGGCGATCATCCCGCTGTTGGCCGTGTCGGTCCTCGCGCTCTCGGTCATCGTGGGCCGGATCTCCGACGCCGACAACGCCAACGACAACTCCCGAGACATCCAGGCCGCTGGTGAAGTCGCCACCCTGGTCCGGGAACTGCAGGCAGAACGTCTGCTGACGATCGGCTTCCTCGCCGGTGGCTTCGCGACCAAGTCCGAGGTCCTCCAGCAGGAAGCGATCGTCGACGACCAGATCGCGACCGTGAAGGAGTCGATAAGCGACGAGTCGCCCCCGACCCTGGTGAAGGCCGTCGGCGACCTGAAGCAGCTGGTCGACCTGCGGAAAGAGTCGCTCGCGACGAACGTTCCGCAGACCGTCGTGTCGCAGCAGCTGACCGGTTTGATCAATTCGTTGATCGACGGTCTGCAGCTGTACCGGATCTCGGACGCGTCGACGTCGATCGGCCGGCAGATCCTCGCGATGGACTCCGCGCTGCACCTGGGAGAGCAGAACTCGCTCAACCTCGCGACGCTGACCCTGCTGCTCGCGACCCCCAACGCCACGCTGCTGAGCCAGTACGTGTCGGGCCTCGGTACGTCGTCCGAGTACACGAACGCCTACTTCCAGTACGCCAACCCGACCCAGGCGACGCTGTACCGCCTGGTCCAGACGGCGAACAACGCCCGTACGTCGACGGAGCTGGCCGACCTCGGTACCAAGGCCGACCTCGGCCGTGTCCGTGAGCTGCCCCTGGCCACGTACTTCCCGCGGTTCCAGTCCTTCCTCGGCCAGACGCGATACATCGAGACCAAGCTGGTGTCGGACATCGTGGCGGCCACCGAGAACCAGCGTCGGGACGCCATCGCGGCCGCCGCCGGTATCGGTGCCGCCCTGGTGCTGATCCTCGGCCTGGTGGGTGTGCTGACCCTGCTGGTCGGACGTCGGGTCTCGCAGCCACTCGTCGCACTGGCCTCGTCCGCCAACCGCATCGCCACCGCAGTCGAGACCGAGCTCACCCGGGTCGCTGACGACGAGTCCGAGGTCTTCGAACCCGTCCGACTCGACACGGTGAACACCACCGGTCGAGACGAGATCGGTGAGCTGGCCCGAGCGTTCGAGCAGGTGCAGGACACCGCGGCCCGGCTGGTCGAACGTCAGATCACCAGCCGCCGCAACGTCGCGACGATGTTCGGTCACATCGGACGCCGTACGCAGAACCTGATCGGTCGTCAGCTGTCGATGATCGACCGGCTGGAGCGGCAGGAGACCAACACCGAGCGGTTGAGCAGCCTCTACCAGCTCGACCACCTGTCCAGCCGCCTCAACCGGAACGCGGGTTCGCTCGTCGTTCTCTCCGGGTCGATGGCCACCGAGCAGGGTGGCGGCACGCCGCTCGCTCTCGGCGACATCGCCCGGCTCGCCCTGGGTGAGATCGAGGACTACACCCGAGTCGACATCGACGTCCCCGAGGACATCGTCGTGCAGCCGTCGGTCATCTCCGACCTCACGCTGATCTTCGCGGAGCTGATGGAGAACGCGACCGCGTACTCGCCGCCGCACACCCGGGTCACGCTCAGCGCCGAGGCCACCAGGGCCGGCGCTCAGATCCTGATCGTCGACCACGGCATCGGCATGGCGTCCGAGCGGTTGGCGGAAGAGAACGCCCGACTCGCCCGACGCGAACGCCTCGACCTGGCTCCCACCGAGGTGCTCGGTCTGTTCGTGACCGGCCGGCTGGCCCGGCGTCACGGCATCAGCGTCGCGCTGGTGCCGACGTCCGGCGGTGGTGTCACGGCGGTGCTGGCGCTGATCGAGCAGCACCTGGTGCCCTCGATCTACCAGGGCATCGCCACGGTCGAGGAGCCGCCGCGCGCGCTTCCGGCCGGCCCGCCGATGGGTCAGCCCGAGGTGCTGCGGGTGCCGAACACCGCGATGCCGGCCGACCCGGCGGCGACCCCGTCCTACGCCCAGCCCACCGGTGGGTTCCAGCAGCCGGCGGCCGTGGGGTACGACCAGCCCCAGTACGGGCAGCCCCAGTACGACCAGCCCCAGTACGGGCAGCCCCAGTACGAGCAGCCCCGTTACGACCAACCTCGCTACGACCAGCCGAACCCGGCCTACGAGCCGGCGCCGGTCTACGAGCAGCCGAACCCGGGCTACGAGCCGGCCGCGAACCTGCCGGTCGTGGCGTCGAACGCGATGTTCGACAACGTGGCGCTGGAGCGGGCGTCCCGGGCCATCTCGGCCGGGCCGTGGAACGCGTTCTCGGGCAACGAGGCACCGGTTCCCGGCCAGCGCGAGCCGGTCGACGTCGAGCCGGTAGGGGCCAGCGCGGCCCTGTACCGCAGCGACGCGCCACCCGCGCAGGCACCCGCGACCGACGTCTCGTGGTGGGACAACGCGCCGGGCGCCCGCCCGACCGAGCCGGTCCAGCCGGCTCAGCCGGCCGCGTTCCGGTCGCTGCCCGCGGCTCCGGCGCAACCGGCGGCTCGCCCCGCGCCGATCGCGCCGGCTCCGCCGATGCCGATCCCGCAGCCGATGGCGGCGCCCATCCCGCAGCCGCTGTCGACGTCGACGACGCAGCCGCTTCCGGTGCGTTCGGCTCCGGTCCCGGCGCAGCCGGCCGCGGCCGGTCCGCCGGCCGGATCGACGCTCCCGCGTCTGCAGCGACGGGTTCCGGGCGCCCAGCTCCCGGTCGGTGTCAACACGGCGGGCAAGCAGGCCGAGCCCCAGATCCTGGGCGACGCCGGTGACCCGGCCGCCGCTCGTGCGTTGATCGAGGAGTTCGAGGCCGGCGTCCGCAACGCGCAGCGGGCCGGTGACACCGGCCCGGTGCCGCAGATGGCCCCGCCGCCCTCGAACGGGTCGAACGGTTCCAACGGCTCACACGGATACGCACCCGGTCCGCGGCCGGGTTCGATGAGCGCACAGCAGGCGACGTTCGGCACCCCGCCCCCCGGGCCGGTGCACACGCCTCCTCCGGTCGCTCAACCGACGTGGAATTCGCAGCAGGCTGCCGGGCACGCTGCGCCTTCCAGGCACGTCCCCGCAGCAGCACCGGTCTCCCCTCCGGTGTTGCCGCAACGGCCCGCTCCGGCGGGCCCCCCACCGCAGCAGCAGGCCCAGCGCACCTCTGGTGGCCTGCAGCGGCGGGTGCCTGGAGCAACGCTCAAGAGTTTCACCAGCGGCCGGGGCGGCGCCTCGGTCACTGCAACACCGGTGGCGGACCCCGACGCCGCCCGGGCGTTGATCGAGCAGATCGAAGCAGGCGTGTCCCGCGCTCTCAACAGGGTCGTCGTCGACGACCATCAGCACGAAGGATCACCACGATGA
- a CDS encoding roadblock/LC7 domain-containing protein, translating to MNSSYRPNGGDLATAGLSAEAQTFNWLLDSFCTGTAGVVEAVAVSADGLLMAKSATSDHANADRLAAVISGMTSLAAGVADTYSLGGLNKVIVDLTGGYLLATAISRGSVLGVIADRTANLGTVAYEMTLFASRAGAVLTPALIVELKNSVQS from the coding sequence ATGAACAGCTCCTACCGACCCAACGGCGGCGACCTGGCGACCGCCGGCCTCAGTGCCGAGGCGCAGACTTTCAACTGGTTGCTGGACTCCTTCTGCACAGGCACTGCCGGGGTCGTCGAGGCGGTGGCGGTATCGGCTGATGGTCTTCTGATGGCGAAGTCGGCCACCTCCGACCACGCGAACGCCGACCGCCTCGCGGCTGTCATCTCGGGTATGACGAGCCTCGCGGCCGGCGTCGCCGACACGTACAGCCTGGGCGGCCTGAACAAGGTCATCGTGGACCTCACCGGCGGTTACCTGCTGGCGACCGCGATCAGCCGCGGATCGGTGCTCGGTGTCATCGCCGACCGCACGGCCAACCTGGGCACGGTGGCCTACGAGATGACGCTGTTTGCGAGCCGTGCCGGAGCTGTGCTGACGCCGGCGCTGATCGTCGAACTGAAGAACTCCGTACAGTCATGA
- a CDS encoding DUF742 domain-containing protein, with protein MRILGGSDAEEPASIRPYLKASSLSPSGETPNKASNVGSEASGAQLRPFVLTSGRVTADPEIGLETQVTAGTRGGRVPTSRLSPELRAIVTLCAQPISVAEISARLKLHLGVVKILVGDLRATGYLDVHNHDVSSPNSPELILRVIRGLSAIV; from the coding sequence ATGAGGATCCTGGGCGGATCCGACGCAGAGGAACCGGCCTCCATCCGGCCGTATCTGAAGGCCTCGTCACTCTCCCCCTCCGGAGAGACGCCCAACAAGGCCAGCAACGTCGGTTCCGAGGCGTCCGGTGCGCAGCTGCGTCCCTTCGTCCTCACCTCCGGCCGGGTCACCGCCGACCCGGAGATCGGACTCGAGACCCAGGTGACGGCGGGTACTCGCGGTGGTCGGGTTCCGACCTCGCGGCTCTCGCCCGAACTCCGAGCCATCGTGACCCTCTGCGCCCAGCCCATCTCCGTGGCCGAGATCTCGGCCCGGCTCAAGCTCCACCTCGGCGTCGTCAAGATCCTGGTCGGTGACCTGCGGGCCACCGGCTATCTCGACGTGCACAACCATGATGTGAGCTCCCCTAACTCTCCCGAACTCATCCTGCGAGTGATCCGTGGACTCAGTGCCATTGTCTGA